The Vigna unguiculata cultivar IT97K-499-35 chromosome 11, ASM411807v1, whole genome shotgun sequence genomic sequence TCGAGCACTGCATTATGGAGCACTGTATTGTTGGTGGACAAAGATTCTTCAGTTCTGAACAATCCATGTAAATTTTGTTAGTAAATTTAACTGTCTTAATTtgtcattaattatatatatatatatatatatatatatatatatatatatattataattttataaaaaaataattttaataaaataaagaaaacaatttcTAGTTCCAATTcatatatagtttatatttaagttatgaGCCACTTACTTTTGCACTTCAACATTAGAATTGACTTCAAGATTGGAATTGATGGACACGTCTCTCTCGATTTGAATTGGTGGTGGAAATGGAGGTATGGGAAGACCACTGAGAATCCTGTTAAAAAAATTCGTAATTATACACACACatccacacacacatatatatatatatatatatatatatatatatatatatatatatatatatatatatatatatatatatatatatatatatatatatataatagataacTTATGTTTGAGATTATTCGTAACATACTTTCGTCTTGGGATATTGGTATTCTCGGTCACATTGGCATCCTCGGTCTGAGTTGGTGGTATAGGTGGACGATCGTGAGGATCATCATTTTGAGTcctattaaaaaagaataagtaattattttataaaaaaatattttaattattagtaacatatttttactttgaGATTAAAATTACTAGACACCATTGTCTCCATAAGTTAGTGAAAAAGACGGTGAAGTGTGAGATCactttaaatttgtaaaagagttagtcttttttttttcatttataattgatatttgagTTATGAGGATGTTTCTTTTGCACTTCAAgtttgatatatataatttatatataattaatatttaaattactaagAAATACTTTTGCACTCGAAGATCGAAGTTGTTTGACATATCTTTGAAAGTTTGAATTTGAGTTATTAGAAAACATTTTTGTACTTCGAGATTGAAGTTGTTTTACACATTTGTTTTTAGATTAAATTGGTTGATGGAGTAGAAAGAGTGTGAGAATAACTttgaatctattttaaaaaattagtaagttgttttagtatattattgatattgatgtTATGAGCAACATACTTTTTCTACTTCGAGACTCaaattgtttgacacattcttttatatttgaGTTGGTGGTGAAGGTGGAGGAGTGTGAggatctattaaaaaaaattagtgacttttttatatataatttatattagaaagatccttttttatatataatttctatgaaaaaacaattattacttttttatacataattggtatataacatatatttgaattattaacaaaatactTTTACCCTTTGTGGTCGAAACTTAATGACATAGAGTTTGAATTCTTTGTATAGATAAAGGAAAGAGGGAATCACTTTGAgttttatcaaaaaaaattgtaatacatAATTGGTAAGTGAGTTATTGAAAAAATGTATTTGCACTTTAGAAATTGAAGTTGCTTGACATATTCTTGTGAGTTTGAATTggtggtgaagatgaagaagtaTAAGGATCACTTTTAAGTCTTATTAAAAGAAgtctttaatttttctatatataattcatatatatatgtagttaATATTTGAGCTATTAGTGACATACTTTTTCTCTTGGAGATCAGAATTGCTTGACACATTCTTCTGATTTTTCGTTGGTGATGAAGGTGGAGGAACACGAGCATCATTTTGAGTcctattaaaaaaaagtcaccaatttttaatacatataattgatgtttgtgttgtttGCAACATACCTGTTGACGTTGATACTTGAATTGTTAGACACATTTTTCTGAGTCTGAGTTGGTGGTGGCAATAGAGAAGTTTGAGGATCACGTTCAGTCCTATAGAAAAagtgtcaataatttttttatatacaaataatatattattgatatatttgcTAATATTTTAAGTCCTATTAAAagtcaataatttttagaattaaatatgtttttgttcctcaaatttcagtaaattttggaattagtctatctttaaaattttgaccaatttagtccttcatatttaaaaatacgtgaatttagtccttttaaccaaattttgttaagttaacttgacatttcaagtgcatttcatgatagtatttgaattgtttacctCGTTTGACATATTTccgtttcaatgttaactcaaatattatcataaaatgcgtttagaatgtcaaacaaaatttgataagaacGACCAAATCCAcgcatttataaaaatgaaggattaaattggtataaagttttgaagggggactaatttcaaaattcactcaaatttaaaggactaaaaatatatttaaccctaatttttaAGATGTATAATTGATATTTGTGTTTCTTGCAACATACCTATTGACTTCGACATTGGAATTACTTGATAAATTCTTGAGAGTTTGAGTTGGGAGATCACTTTCAATCCTGTTAAAAAAGGAcagtaatttttgtttatatataaatgatatatttgttgTCATGTTTAAAAAGTCAATAAttgatgtttgtgttgtttGCAACATACCTATTGACTTCAACATTGGAATTATTTGACACATTCTTGTGAGTTTGAGCTGGACGTGGCAGTAGAGAAGTTTGAGGATCAATTTCAATCCTATTAAAAAAGggtcagtaatttttttttatataaatgatatattattacatattaatGACATTTTGAgtccaattaaaaaaaattccacaATTTTTAATTCGAATAATTGATGTTTGTGTGTGTAGTTTGCAACATACCTATTGACTTTGACATTGGATTTACTTGACACATTCTTCTGAGTTTGAGTTGCTGGTGGCATCAGTGAAGTTTGAGGACCCCTTTCagttctattaaaaaaaaaatcagtaaatgttttttatataaatgatatattattaacattttgagtcctatttaaaaaaatcaagaatttataatacatataattgaTGTTTGTATTGTTTGCAACATATTCTTTTGAGATACCTATtgagataaatatatttaatatttttgagatATTAGTAACAACATACATACATTTGTATTTCTGCATCGGTATTTTGTAATACGTTCTCAGTTTGAGTATCTGATGGAGGCAGTCCTTCTTGAGTATCACTTTCAttcctttatatataaaaaaaagaaaaaagcacacacaaacatattatatataagttaataggtgtagtaaaataaagaatttatcACTAATAAAAAGTAGTAGAGCatgattgaaatattttgagaataaaaatacatttaaatcacaaagtattaattataaaattagtaatttataaattaattgaattaagatataatttattaaataaataaaaaaagcatATTGTGGTGATAGGTCTGATCTGTccaactaataaaaaatagtccGATCACATTAATTGAGATTAATATTAGTAATTTAAACAAGATTTAAGATAATTTATGGCTAATAAGTTTCCCTAGCGGACAAAGATTAAAGTGTCATAATAAAGACATTTCTAAATAAGAAAGAGAGaagattagaaaaatataattaaaagagaacttaaaataagaaaaacagaaaatcacAATTCTGAATACTCTGAATAATCGACTTAACTAAAacacacataaataaaataacctCGTATACATGGTagctaaataaaaattatatttgaattagtTGTAACTTACAGCTTTCTGCTTTCGTTGACGGTGTGCAGGCGACGTGTGAGATTATCACTTTCAGCACTGTGTAAAAGAATTGTAAACAAAATAcgaatataaaagttattttgatCTTTAATATACCCATTCATTACAACAAACTTAATATTCATCAGAGTACTCTTAATGAATCTTATATCGTATTAAAAAGTGGCTTTTAGTTCaactcatttttacaaaattagtttattaagttaaaatttatcttaCTTATATcctataatttagttttaaacttaataatatataatttagttttaaacttaattaataatttagttttatatttatatatttgattcgTGCATGTTCTTCGTATATTTTCTTActaaattgagtttttttttttaaattcaattgagttCGTAAAAAAGATTTAGTACggtcaattttattaatattgtgttaaaatttaaatttatcataggTCAAAATCtgattattttttacttaaaaggTGTACCTTATAAAAATGAGAAGGatttcaagataaaaaatacttaaattttgatacttgtcaaatttaaattttgatacatgtcatttttaaatattgttaatatcattttataagatttaaaaaaagaaaaattaggaCTCAATTCAGTCAaaaccaaatataaaaattaaaacgagtcaaaaatataacaatcaaattattaattaaataatcatcatatcactttaaaacataaataaaaccCTACTAACAATCAAATAATGCATCTTCATAACATCTCTTAATCCAATCAAACAAAATCCTACAACCATTTCTATTTTAAACCAATATTTAGGGTTTCTTGAAGGAAGTGATATATAACAAGTAAAAACGTATGAATAACAGTATTACCTTATGACAGAAGTGGGAAAATGATGATGCAGCAACTCTAATGTAAGAAGGAGAACAAACGCGATGACACCATAATGAAAAGCCATTTTCAGAAAAAGAAGTTGTGAAGTTGTTGTTGCTCGAGTGTGATTCTCGTGAAGAACTGTGATTGTTAACAGAAATGAAGTGATAGTTATGGAGATTTATAGAATGCAAGTGCCATTGTTTAAGATATATAGCTTCGCAATCGCTACTTTATCAAACTTGGTCTTTGCAATTACTCTCTTTCTTGTTTCAGCTTTGTCCTCTTGGAATATTTTAACCCAAAATTAACCGAGTTGACATAATCGCTAACAACTTGCATGTCGTATACGTCCACAACAAAAGAGGAAGTTGTTTGAAttggtattttttgaaaaaaaaaaaaaactcgttAGATCCTACAAAGTTTGGTTTACATCTTAAAATCCATTAATTATtgagttaaatatgattttgattaGTGCTTGAACTTTcacacaatattaaaatatatttttatttgaaactttgatatattttaattcctaaactttaaaagtaaattatataatccttttaacataattatgctatctttttttaattttatactagcatttaagttgtttatatcaTTTATCATGTTCTCAATATCAATTGAGAAACACGTTTgatatgtaaaagaaaatacaaaaattagcATAtaggattaaaaaaattatattcactaattttattttttgaagtttagaaatatatcaaagtttttgaaaattctaATTTCACGTCAAAGtgcagatattaaaaatatatttaacccttaattatttAACATCTTATAAATCATGATTataaattcaagtgtgagtccgGGTCTTATTTCAGATAAACACaagaaaattgaatattttataaaatagaaaatacacCAGTTTTCTTAAGATTTTAGATTGTAAGTAACTGGATATAGACTCAcgttatgaatataaatttatgagACTTGTATAAATTCAACTTCCTATGTtgtatattgtttaaaaaagtaTGAATTTATAtggtatcaaaataaaatgatactATAGCaactcctttttattttgacaaaaaaatattttactattgGCTGACTGAATAATTGGAAGCGGTTtgacatatatatttaaacacaCTTTTCTTAGTCAAATGTTGTTAGAACACGGATTTTCCAGATAAAAGACGAATAAAAAGATGTTGATAACGCGATtcctctttttatttatttttgttacataGGTTTAATGAGTCTAAGTCTATTCTTTTATCATGTTTGAACTCATATACGAACATGTTTTCCTTGAATAATGAATGAAACAATGAGACTCATTGACTATATATAATGTGAACACGTTCTCTTTTTATATATGCTTTCTCCTCAGTGTTATTCAAGaaaattcaacttttaaaatatgtctGCATCTTTctgttgaaaaacaaaatataaatagatatttaGAGAACATTCAGCGATCACATTCCAAAAGatctagaaaataaattattattattattattgttattattattattattattattatggttctctcttttctttttattttgcataTCGTACTAGAACATTTTAGTCATATTAACATCCTAAAAAATGTTGTCTATTCTAAGAAAATCATTTCAGAGTGATTTTAAAATTGTGATAATGTAAGGCGAGGctttgaaaatgatttttttttatcatataagcAAGGCTGTTAGAAAATTTGTACTAGTTGGtaagataatgattttttataagcTATGATTTACGCGGAAAGACAAGTCaaaagtgttattattatttttttatctcaaacaATCCTGTATAGTTTATTGGttactataaatttattaaacaattatttaatccttaattatatatatatatatatatatatatatatatatcactattaaaaattattgtattacatgaaatttttcttataaatttgttaaaaaaatttataataaaagacattttttttctgttaattttttaagaatcttaattgacaGATAATTCATTtgtgagtaattattttttacaaaattataaaatttgaaagtatttCCTACCaaatttgttatgaaaagtgttttgtacaaaatattttgtataaaaattcacagtaatttcctgcaaattttttttcataacaaaatttataaatatttaaaaaaaaatcaaaacaaaatctaaaaaaaaatatgaattgttTTAGTGTATATATTACTTTTGTATTTATGATATTACCACAAGAGAAAGATGATAATGCCATATCGTTAATAAGTTCAACAAATTAGATTGAAATTAGCttgctatttaaaaaaattattctacaaaatatttcatatataaagaATCAATACAGATgttaatattcatttttacaTATTTAGAGTAATacgtacaattttattataaatgagtCATTGCAAGAAAAATTATATGTCCACCAAAATTGTGAAAGGAAATAGTAAGTTCCATAACTCTTATTTacacagtatatatatatatatatatatatatatatatatattttgagattaatgttagaattaattgaaagaattaattttattatatgacttctttgaaatattatgatgtgCTCAAttgtcatttaataaaatttaaagacatATTGGTTATTATgagaagtgataataaaataaaataaagataaaataaaaaccaattcaatgagacattggtttataaaagaaattagggTTCTTTTCATAGTAACACATCAAGAAgtatgagaagaaaaaagaaagacaaaaagATAGATTGGAAAATGGTGGTTGGAGAGTACACAAATTACAAACTGAAGAACGCATACTTACAGCGTATATATAGTCTTTTATGGATCAAGGCTCTATTATTATTGTGCGAGAATATCTTAAATCTTCAAGAtccttaattgttttaaatgtgATGTCAAAGTATGTGTTGTAGGATGTGTGATTTTTTTGTGATGTTTCTCAGTTTATGatgtttgttttcaaattaagaaaaaccCTAATTATAAATGAATGTAGAGATATTTTGGAATTTATGTTTTTCCCAATATTTattatgaaccctaattaaagGTTTTAAGGAGTTTGTATATTTTCAGCTGCTTTAGAGATTGAATGTGAAGGAAGATGGGAATCAAATTTCGCTGAATGAAATTGCATCTGTTGTgcttcaataattttaattacaaattgaTCCATTGTTATCCATATTTTTATGAATGGAGTGCAATTGCAACATGCATGTGAATATTAATGCCATTGAGATATAAATCTATTGCAGTATGAATTGTGTGATTTGATTGTAATAAATGCTTGGTATATGCTATTGAATTGAATGGAGATCAAATCACACGGTGACGCAAAGTGGAGGTGAATGTGCCTTTGAAAGCGTGACGCACGAACATTATGTTACGTGAGTGAGTTGGGAagttttgataaattaaatgttttaatcacaaattatataattatgaattaattgAATTCAAGTGCAATGATTTTTATAGGTTTACGTCaccaataaaattaatgttaatttttttatatgaatatgtattttttaatttataataatgagtatgttttgttattgataaattaaaattaatgaagatGTTATATATGTATGGTTTATAGgaattaaatgtatatttatttgtttgaaatcaagtatgataaattttgttagtcattAAAGTgatcaaaatttgaaacttttttttggtttcaaattattaatgtttttatttcaattacccATAGTATAgatgctaaattatgaataattaatttatggattaattgaaattcattattATAAGGTATTTTAGAATCGtccaaaggttgattaattgttattataattaatgaacatgattgtagATGCTTCACTAGTtcatgcatattttaattatcaataatgttataatatgattaacatcattatgtttatgtttgtgtattagttgatctcccaaaggagaacattagtatgcatagaatgGTTGTTTATGTCTAAATTTGTAtttacgtttagttttatgactcaagacattaatgttaggcatgtgttaattgTAGTCTCTGTTTTGGTATCTTTACACTCGCACGCTACGTCTGTCCCAATCTTTAATGAGTTGAATTTCCCTGACTGGAGTGAacaagtccaatttcacttaggtgtgttggatcttgatTTGACTTTTCAAGTTAAAAAGTCGACTCATATCACAGATATTAGTAGAATGAAGAGAAACCCATTACAAACCTTGGGAAAAGTCAAATAGACTaagcttaatgtttatgagcaAGCAATATTAAGTTAACTCTTCCTAAAACCGATAAtgcaaaagaatttatgaaatttgtggaagagctCTCCCAAACTACTGATAAATCTCTCGCTAGGACATTGATGAGTACGTTGACCACCACGAAGTTTGAGGGTTCGCGTATTATGCATGAGTATGTGATTGAGATGACAAATATCGTAGTAAGACTTAAGTCTCTAGGAATGGTAGTGAATGAAGGTTTCTCATGCAGATTATTCTAAACTCATTATCGTTTGAGAATGGTCTGTTCCAGATGAACTACAACATCATGAAAGACAAGTGAAACGTGCATGAATTGCACAATATGCTAGTTTAGGAGGAGACCCAATTGAAGAACTTAGGAAATCACTCTATTCAgtatgtgaagaatcaaggagctGCTAGAAAGAAAGTTactaagaaacatggaaagggtaaaggaaCACTGAAGATTGACAAGTCCTCAGCCAAAAtctagaagaaaaatgacaaatctCATTTCTATAGAAAGTCTGGACATTTCCAAAAGGACTACATAAAGCGTAGAGCTTGGTTCAAAAAGAAATGTAAGCATAATGCTTACATATGctttgaatcaaacttaactgaagttccctataatacgtggtggattgattctggatgtacgactcatgtttctaatgtgatgcaTGGATTTCTTTAACCtgaaccataaacccaaatgagaagttcgtcttcatgggcaataaagagaaagttctAGTGGAAGCCGTCGGAacttatcgtctaatcctcgacactagatatcacttagaccttatggatactttttatgtaccaagtatcactaggaatttattttctttgtctaagcttgatGTTGTTGGATACTattttaagtttgggaatggttGTTTTAGTTTGTTTTGAGCGTACTTGTATGATTTGTAACATCTCGTCttgatattacggatttaaataattaaaatgaataatagaaacataaatacatcgcatttatgaataaacctcATTACCCATaagcgcgggaaatttaaaacttttattatcgTATAACAAAACACTGATCCAtagtttataaagaaaaagaatatacaaATATCTCTCAAAAGTTTACATATCatttccaaaactaaaatcaataaaaacatAGTAATAAAATCCCATGCTATCCCTTGCTCCTTGTTTAAgcatcaccagcaccacctgcatcaacatcctctgctcacgtgtaccgcgtacacgatcatcgctatacacaagcagatagggtgagcttaatgaaatcaacatacatcacagtaatatacatataaacaaCCATTTAACTATATTTCTACAAAGACCCAAAATACAGTCtctttctctattctctatcaTCTGGCCACAACtagattattcgtgttctacttcTTTTAGTGATTTCCTCAaggtaatttgctgccaaacctatcggtcacaaccgatagagcacgtgcgggaaacatcgccacggatcatacaccgtaaccccaggtggagttcccaaatacaaacatagtctgtaacgtcccaagactaccaaactcgtcagtcaactactgaggagggcaatctatctggatccatccgtactggccacaaccagcacactcacaccggcaacactcaccaactcgagctcaactcaagggttcctcgtgttcatccgccatcccgagctcaactcgagggatgccattccgagctcaactcgaggaatgtacgtacttaacccctatcccgagctcaactcaagggatacgttccaagctcaactcaaggaacccaggAATTTTACCTTGGAAGtatcaccaaaagccttgtagatcacaccCACGAAGTCCAACGACTAGAAATTTCAGCAGCCAAATCGCCTAGCTGGGGACatgtaccgctaggcgctatcagctcccagaccgcctggcgggggacacgtaccgctaggcgccaagcgcttaaaaaattacaaagtcTGCAacaaccgcctggcggaaccgtCCTCACCGCTAGGCGGACGCTGCTTTAGAGGCTACTGTTTTTGCCGCTATCGCCTGGCAGGACCTTCTcctccgccaggcgccaccaaGTCCAGGACCCCACTGTTCCCTCGCTATCTCCTGGCGGTTCCAATATccccgccaggcgctatacctCCGTTGTTGTTGTTGCGCTCTGGCCACTTGTGAGTACTCGATGTTTGGCTCATTCGGGTTATGGCTTGGCAAACTGCAATTTAGGGTTTGCGAAGTGGGCGTGAGTTCGTTGTGTTATAGGTTTGTGGCAGGTTGGTGTTGTGCGTGGATGAAGATCTGTCGTTGATGCGGCGGAGGTAGTTTCGCGATTTGGGAGAGGAGACGCAATTTAGGgtttgtgatttttgttttgattttatgCAAGTGTGGTGTTCACGTTTTCATGTATGAAGAACATGGAGGTTCCATGGTAGTGGCGCGATTCACGAATTGCTCTTACGGTGAAGGACTTGTTTGTTCATTGATACTcgaatttgagaaattattagTAGGTCTCTTTGGCTTAGAACCATAGTAAACTTTTTTGTTGGCCTTTCAACATTATTATTTATGGATTATTTTCATTGctctttcttttttgtaaagGTGATCATGGATCAGATTTTTGAAGATCCGATTGAAATTCAATCCAGATTCAAAATATTGGATCATATTTTAAATCcaagtttattaaaatttaaggacCTATGGGTTATTATgagaagtgataataaaataaaataaagataaaataaaaatcaattcgatgagacgttggtttataaaagaaattaaggttCTTTTCATAGTAACCCATCAAGAAgtgtgagaagaaaaaaagaaagacaaaaagATAGATTGGAAAACGGTGGTTGGAGAGTACACAAATT encodes the following:
- the LOC114170490 gene encoding altered inheritance of mitochondria protein 3-2-like, with translation MAFHYGVIAFVLLLTLELLHHHFPTSVISAESDNLTRRLHTVNESRKLNESDTQEGLPPSDTQTENVLQNTDAEIQITERGPQTSLMPPATQTQKNVSSKSNVKVNRIEIDPQTSLLPRPAQTHKNVSNNSNVEVNRIESDLPTQTLKNLSSNSNVEVNRTERDPQTSLLPPPTQTQKNVSNNSSINVNRTQNDARVPPPSSPTKNQKNVSSNSDLQEKKTQNDDPHDRPPIPPTQTEDANVTENTNIPRRKILSGLPIPPFPPPIQIERDVSINSNLEVNSNVEVQKTEESLSTNNTVLHNAVLDVAMVHDAMLHDEELHDEL